A segment of the Fibrobacter sp. UWR4 genome:
TCTCCATTGATGACTAATAGACGTTGCAGATAGCGTCCTTTGGAGGGAAGGGCTTTGTAGTATACTGTTGAGCCTGCAGTTGTACGGAGCAGATAGACTTCGCCGCTTTCGTCCGTAAAAGTGACTTCGCCAACGGATGCGGAAAACACTGGGTCGCCCCATTCTTGCTTGATGTGGATTGCGTCTTCTGTTTTGAGTACTCCGACCTTGAATGTGACGTCATCGACGATGTTGACTGCGCAACCGCCACCATCCATACATTTGACGATTGAAGATTTTGAATCGCCTTCAATTGTTATGCTGGACCAGGTATAGTCCGAGGGGGTAAAACAAGACATGCTGTATACAGGAATGTCGTAATGCATTGCTGTGACATCGGATAGTTCACAGTTAATTCCGCTCATCCCGGAATAATCAAATGACACTTGAAAACCGAAAGATGTTGTAGCAAGGAAAAACGCTGCAGCAGCAATGCGCTTTGATATCTTCATTTTAGCTCCTTTTAACCCCGTGGGCAACGTAACGATGCAAATGTAAGAAAATATTGGGGTGTTTTGCCCATTATTTTCCGCTAGGGTGTAGTGAGATTTTTCAAAAAAAACTAATTTCGCAAGTTAGAGATTTATAACCCAACGAAGAATATGAAAGACAACTGCAAAAAGATTCGTGAATTGCTGTCTGCCCAGGCTATGGAATTTGCCTTGGATGAGATGGCTGCAAAAATCGCAAAGATCCATCCTTCCGCAAATGACCTGGTCATCCTCGGTATGGCTAGCCGCGGTATCCCTCTGGCAAAGAAGCTGAAGGAACGCTTGGACGCAAAGTTCGGCGGCTCCGTGGAATTCGGAAGTTTGGATGCAACATTCTACCGCGACGATTTCCATTACCGCAAGCACGTTTCCACCGAGATGCGCATTACTGAAATGCCTGCTTCCGTAGAAGGCAAGACTGTGATCCTGGTAGACGATGTGCTTTACACCGGTCGTTCCACCTTGGCTGCTATGCGAGCCATCCTGGATCTTGGACGTCCCGCAGCTATCCGTCTTTGCGTGTTGGTGGACCGCGGTCACCGTGAACTTCCCATTGCCCCTGACTGCGTGGGTCTGGCTGTTGAAACAGCCCAGAATCAGGAAGTCCGCGTGAAGATTGAACCTATTGATCAAGAAAATTCTGTTACTCTCGTAGAAGTGGAGGCTTAAAGTGAGCGCTTTGCAAATCAAGCATTTGTTCGGGCTCCAGGGCGTGTCCAAGCAGGACATCCGCACTATTTTGGACCATGCAAAACAGTTCCGTGAAATTCTGGAACGCCCGGTAAAGAAGGTTCCTAGCCTTCGCGGCATGACCGTGGTGAACCTGTTCTTCGAAAACAGCACCCGCACCCGCACCAGTTTTGAACTGGCAGAAAAGCGCCTCTCCGCAGACACCGTGAACTTCACAACCGCAAGTTCCAGCGTGAAGAAGGGCGAGACTCTGGTGGATACCCTCCGCAACATCGAGTCCATGAAGATTGATATCGTGGTGGTCCGCCACAAGGGAACTGGCGTTCCCAAGTTCCTGGCTGAACACAGCAACGCCATTGTGGTGAATGCTGGCGACGGCGCCCACGAACATCCTACCCAGGGTCTTCTGGACATGCTCACCATCGAAGAAAAGCTTGGCACTCTCGAAGGCAAGAAGGTGGCGATCATTGGTGACATTCGCCATAGCCGCGTGGCCCGCTCTAACATCTGGGGTATGACTACCATGGGCGCACATGTGACTCTCTGCGGTCCGTCTACCTTGGTTCCCCGCAATACCGAATTGCTCCAGTATCCCGAACTGGCTGGCTCCGTCAGCTGGGAAACCGATGTGAAGAAGGCTGTTCAGGATGCGGACGCTGTAATTGCACTTCGTTTGCAGAATGAACGTATGGACGACGCACTTCTCCCTAGCACCCGCGAATACCGCAACTTCTTTGGCATTACCGAAGAGGTGCTCGCTTGCTGCAAGGACAAGGTCATCATCATGCATCCGGGTCCCATCAACCGCGGCGTGGAACTGGATTCCGATATCGCCGACGGTGAACATTCCGTTATTCTCGATCAGGTGACCAACGGCGTTGCAGTCCGTATGGCAGTTCTCTTCCTTTTGGCTGGAGGTCGCAACAATGAAAATGCTTAATCATCGTGATTATTACACCTGCAGTCAGGTGGTGCTGAAGAACGTTAAGTTCTGGACTGGTTCTAAGTTTGAATCTCGCGATCAGCTTGTCTTGGATAGTCAGAAGGGTTTTGCTGCAGGCGAAGTTTCCGCTTCTGCAAAGGTTGTTGATTGCAAGGGCGCTCTTGTGATGCCCGCTCTCTTTGGCCTTGGCCTTGATTTTAAGGAACCTCTCCGCGATGACGTTTATACTTTCGCAGACGGTTTTGATGCAATGCGTAAGGGTGGTTTCTACGGCGGCCTTTATGAAAGCTCCGCAAATCCCATTGATGACGCAGACAAGTTTACCGCCATGGTAAATCGCTTTGACATTGGCGGTAAGGATCAGTGCTGCGCAAATGATTTTGATGTGAAGTTCCTGGGGGCCTATAGTAAGGGCTTTGGTACTGACAGTCTAGCCGAAATGATGGAGTTAGCTGAAGCAGGCGTGGCTGGCTTTGGTGATGGCAATGGCGCCATTCCTCATTCACGATTCCTCCGTCTCGCCATGGAATATGGCAAGATGACTGGCAAGCGTTTCTTCTTCCTGCCTATGGACAAGACTCTCCGTAAGAGTGGCTGTGTTCATGAAGGTGCTTATTCCGATATGCTGGGGATGAAGGGCATTCCTCGCATTGCTGAAACGATTGCGGCCTTTACCGTTCTTGAAGCAGCCCGCTTCCTTCAGGTGCCCGTGCATTTCAAGCAGGTAACCTGTGGCGAAACTTTGGACTTGATCCGCAATGCCCGTAAGAACGGCATGGACGTTACCTGCGACGTTGGCATCTACCACCTGCTGTTCGACGATTCCTGCCTGGAACTTCTGGATTCTGCTTATCACGTTCTGCCGCCGTTCCGTTCCGCAAAGGATAGGGAAGCCCTTTGGGCTGGCATTGTAGACGGTACAGTAAATGCCATTAGCATGAACCACACCCCGGTGCTCCGTCAGGATGCCGATGTGAACTTCGAAGATTCCGTTCCTGGAGCATTGTCCCTGGAAATTGCTCTCCCTGCAATTTGGAACAAACTTGTGGAACGTGTTGGTGAAGCTCGTGCGATCGAACTGCTTTCTACCGCTCCCGCTAATTTGGTTGAAGCGGAACCTGCCTATGAAGTCGGCTCTGATAAGCAAGCAAATGTGGTTGTCCTGGATGCATCCAAATCTCATGTGGTTTGCCGCAAGGATTTCTCGGGCCATGTCTGCAATACCCCGTTGATGGGTCAGGAACTTTCCTCCTCTATCGTGGGTACGTTCATCAATGGAGTCTGGACGGAGTTCTAGCCTATGATTCCTGATCCGCTTCAATTAGTCTGGATTGCGTTCTTTGTAATCTCGTTTCTCGTGCTGTTGGTGCTTATTGAAATTCACCGCATTAACTATAAGCGCGAGAATGACGAGATGTTCGGAACGGAAGCCTTCGAAGATAAGGTGAGGGCTTTCTTGTTCACGGACAAGGAACGCAGGACTCTTGAAAAGATGATCAGAGCGTCATCCTTTGAAAACAAGGACGCTGTCATTAATTCTTCCAGTCACTTTGAAAAGGCCGTAACAAATTTTTACGATTTTCGTGATGTATTCACCGTTCGTGACGAAACCGTTGAGGCGGTAGAAAGTATCCGCAACAAGATGGACTTTACCGCGAGCAATCCCTTGACGGAAGTGTGTTCGACAAGGCAGTTTAATGTGGGGGACCGTATCGACCTGTTCTTGGACGAAGGCAGAGTCTTTAAGCATTCTGAGATCGTATGGCGTACGGAAAAGGAATGGGCTATCTCTTATGATGGATCCTGTGGACCTGCTAATTTCTTTATTGAGAAGGAGGTGCTGGTCCGCTGGACTCGTCCCGGTGATGCAGTTTATTCGACTCCACTTACTGTTCGTTCCTGTACCGGCGATTCTCTTGTTCTTCCTCATTCTGCGGAACTGGATAAGCGTCAGCTCCGTCGTTGGGTTCGTGAACAGGTGTCTTTTCCGGTAAAGGCGGCATTCCCCGATGGAGGTGTTATTGGCGGTGCCTTGATAGATCTTTCTGCAGGCGGTATTATGATTGGCTTGCCTGTAGTCTGTGAGCCAGGACAGCACCTGCATATCGAATTTGAATTGCCCAGCTTTGGTATGGAAAACGTGGAAATTGAAATCCTGCGTAATCTTGGACAGAAAAGCAAGGAATATCCAGATTTTTACTGCCTGACCGCTTCCTTTACGGGTAAGTTTGGCTGGACTCAGGAACGTGTGCTTCAGTATCTTTTTGAGGTCAGTAAGGAACGAAAGAACAAAGAAATCCAGGAAAAAAAGGAAAAAGTGAGCTAACTAGTTCATTTTCAACGAGTTAGAGTTGATTCTCGCTTGACATTTGACTTTTATAAAGGTAGAATTTAGGTGTAATGTTTTCCAATCGGAGTTTATTTTGGCTTTAGGATTGATTGCGAAAATTCGTGGCGAACGCGAGACCGTCGGCATTGATGTTGGACACTACAGCATCAAGCTTGTCAAGGTGTTGCATAATTCCCGCGGTGGAAGGATTGTGGTAGATGCCGACCTGGAAAAGGTTCCGGATGGTGCTGTCGTCAATGGAGAAATCCAGACTGGCGATGGCGAAGGTGCCGAAGGTGAAGGCGGCAAGACCGAAAAGAGCGGTGCAGAACTCCTGGCCGATGCTTTGAATAAGCTCCTTTTGAGACATCCTGTGGATGATTCCTGTGATGTCGTTATTTCTGTAAACTGTGGTGCTGGTGCTGGTGGTGTCCTTGTGGACCGACTGGCTGTGAAGGTCCCCAAAAACGGCAACGAGGCCGCAATTATCCTTCAGACCGCCCAGTCCCGTCCGCCCTTTGATGATACGGACAACGTGGTGGACTTTGAAGTTGTCTCTCGCGAAAATGAAGATGTCAAGGTCAATGTGGTGGCTGCAAAGAGTGGCCTGCTGGAATCCTGGGCGCAGTTCTTCATTCGTCGTGGCGTCCGTCCGTCGGCGGTGGATGTAGATATTTTTGGTCTTGTAAATGCATTCTTTGCAACAGCAAAGGAAGACGATCTGAGTGCAACAACCGCCATTTTCAATATTGGCGAAAAGAAGATGAGTGTTGCTTTCATGCAGGATGGCAAGTTCCATTCCATGCGAGCCATGACTGGTGGTTCGTTGGATATGGTCATTCGTAAGACCTGCTCCAACTTGGAAATTAGTGCCGATAAATGTCACGAAATTTTTGATACAGGTGACATGGCTGTGGTGGATGGATTCTCTGAATCCGAAGTGGAAGCTGTCCTGAAGGATGCTTACGAAGATCTCATGGCCCAGATCGATTTCGGTATCCGTTATTTCTCTTCTGCAGAAGATACCAAGTCTTTGAACCGCATTCTTTTGGGCGGTGGTGGCGCTGCTATCCCTGGCCTTAAGGAATTTATTGCTGAACGTACTGGTCTGGAAGTTGAAACCGTCAATCCTTTCAGCCTTGTGGAATGTGATGCAAAGGTCTTGGGTGCAAATGGAATCTCTGTAGCCCTGTCCAACATCTACGCCCCGGCTCTGGGACTTGCATTGAGGAAATTCTAATGGCTGCTAAGAAAAAGACTACTCAGAGAAGCGCCCTTGCGATTTCCATCAACCTCTTGCCTACGGAATTCCGTAAGAAGCAGAAGGATTTCTCCTGGGTAACTGATCGCCGTACCATTTGGCCGACGCTTGCTCTTATTGCGGCAATCGTCTGTGCTTCAATGGTGTTTAGTTACATTGACGAAACCATTAACGGCTTGACTTCTGAACTTGAACGTGTTCGTTCCGAAGTGGAAAAACAACGCCCCTTGCTTACCAAGATTGATGACCTGGAAAAGAAGCAGGGTGTGGTCAATACCAAGATTAACTCCCTGAAGTCCATTCAGGTGAGCAAGAAAAGATGGGTGATGTTGTTCGAAAACATCTCCTCCGTCCTTCCGCCTAACATGTGGATTACCAGCATTAACCAGATCGGTAATATGGACCTGGAAATGAAGGGAACCACTTTTGACTTCTCCGAAGTGGCCGAATATATGGTCAAGTTGGAAAAGCAGGTTAGTGTGCAGAACGTTTCCCTGGTGACAATCTCCACGACTAAGGTCGATGGGGAAGAAGCCTATAGTTTCACCATCAAGATGGTTATGAACCAAGACCTTGGGGAGAAATGATTATGGGTAAGATAGACTTTAAAGACAAAAAGACCATATACGCCCTTGTCATTGTGGCTATTATCGCTCTTGGCGCCTACTACATGTGGGATTATGTTTGGAATCCGTTTGATGCACAGCGTGCATCTCTCGAATCCGATTTGCGTTCTACACAGGCTGAACTGGACAAGATCAATTCCAAGAAGCATCGAGTTCAGGAACTGGAAATGCAGTTGGTCCAGGCTGAAAAAGATTTCGAAAAACTGAAAGAAATGTTCCCGGAAGAAGAAAAGGTTCCTCTGCGCCTGCAGGACCTGTATTCTGTGCTTCGTAGCTCCGGCGTTCAGATTCAGAAGTTCAACCCGGAAGGTCGTTCCGAACGTGAACATTACATTGAGAACCGCTACTCTATTGCGGTTAACTCTGGTTACCACATGCTGGGATACCTGTTTGCCGAAATCGCAAACTTCAATTATCCTACCGCAATCAGTAACTTGAAACTGAATCGTTATTCTGGTATCGCCAACGAAATCCAGAAGGCTGAAACTCATGGTTGGACTCCGATTACCATGTCTGTGTCTTTCAACCTGACTACTTACACATCCAAGAAGGTAGGCAAGTAATGAAGCTAAAGTTCCTTCTTATTTTCATGATCGCTGCGGTGTCTAGCTATGCAGCCCAGATTAAGGATGTGAAATTTACCTGCGACAACAAGGGCTGCCGTATGGCTTTTGCCTTTGCTTCTGAAAAGGATTTGCCTACTTTCTTCCAGAAGTATGATGCCAAGAATGGTAAACTGACACTTGCTTTCTCTGAATCTTCCTTTGCTCTGGGCGAAGGTAACTTCGATATTGAAAATGGTTCCAAGTTCGTTCGTGCTATGCGTGTCTATCACGAAACGTTCCGTGGCTCCAGTTTCTTGAAATTCGAAATGGATGTGGGCGCTGCTATCAATTCCGATAAGAATGCCATTTCCATGAACAAGTCTGATTTCGTGCTTTCCTTTAAGTCTAAGGGCGGCAAGTCCTGGACGATGTCCAAGATCTTTGCTGACCGTAAGAAGGCTGCTGATAAGCAGGCTGCTCTTGACAAGAAGGCCGCCGAAAAGCAGGCTGCTCTTGACAAGAAGGCCGCAGCAAAGGCTGCCGCTGAAGAAAAGAAGCGTTTAGCCGAAGAGAAAAAGGCTGCCGAAAAGCAGGCTGCTCTTGACAAGAAGGCTGCAGAGAAGGCCGCTCTCGAAGAAAAGAAGCGTTTAGCCGAAGAAAAGAAGGCTGCTGAAAAGGCTGCCGCTGAAGAAGAAAAGCGTATTGCAGAAATGCAGAAACAGCTCGATAAGGCTATGAAGGAAGGCGGTGCATCCGCTCTGCTTCCGGGCATTAAGGAAATGACGGTCCTGATAGGTTCCGGTATGGAACAGTTCCGTATCGTTACCGAAATCCCGATTTCCTTGAGCAATGTTTCTGGACCGGATAAGTCTTCTGCAATTACCATTGGTATTGAAGGTCCTAAGAAGTCTCCGTTGTTCAAGATTGGTGCTGGATCCCTGGTGAAGGCTGTGACTTGGACTTCCAACGGTATTCGTCTCCAGCTTCAGACTGGCGTGAATCCGGTGATGCTTGTCCAGGAAGGTGCCTTGATTCTTCAGGTTGCTGAAACAGCGATCAAGAAGGATGGTTTTATTTTCTGGTCCGCTCAGCCTAAGGGAATCTTTTCGAGAGACTGGATGAAGTCTGCCGAAGAAAAACCCGATTTTAATGCATTCGTGAAGAAGTGGGAAAGCGAAAGCAAGAAGATTGTTTCTAGCTCTCAGTCCTTCCACCTTCGTCCTGTAATTCGTGAACTGATTGTTGTTGCCGATGAAATTGAATTCTACGCAGCACCGAACGAAAATGCCCAGGTGCTTCAGCGTCTTGTCTTTGGCGACCGTCTGGTAAGCCTTGATATTAATGGTCTCTATCGCAAGGTTCAGACCGGCAATCGCATTGGTTACGTGAACAAACGTGCTGTTAGCTTCTTTGATGAACTTTCCTCCGTACAGGCTGAACGCCTGAAACAGGTCGATAAGGAACGTGGTACGGAAAGCGGTTCTGCCGTTGCTGTTGCCGGTAGCCAGCTCGATGCCTTGTACGAAGATCGCGTCACTTACAGTTCCTTCGGTCGCCGTGACCCGTTCGTCAACATCAAGGGTCTTGTTGAAGAAGGCATTAATGTGGACCAGGTAGAACTGATGGGTATCATTTGGGAATCCGAAGTTCCTATGGCTATCCTGGTCGAATCCAAGGATCCTTCCGTTTCCTATACGGTTAAGGAAGGTGATAAGATCCTGAATGGTAAAGTTCTTAAAATTACACAAACTGACGTACTCTTCCTGATTCAAGAATTTGGTGTGAGCCGTCGCTACTCCATGGGCCTGCCCGATAAGTTTGGGGGTAACAAGTAATGAAAAATATGACTAAAATCCTAACTGTACTTCTTCTGGTATTTGGCATTGCCTTTGCCTGGAGTGCCCCTGCCGAGGGATCTGTTGCTCCCAACAAGAAATTGTATGATTTCAACTTCGTGAATATGGACTACGAAGCCGTATTCCGTTCCGTGTCCGTGATTGCTGGCGTGGATATTTTGCTTGCTCCCGATGTGAAGGGCAAAATGACTCTTCGTGTCACCAAGAAGACATGGCAAGAAACCATGGATATTATCTGTAGCATGAATGACCTGACTTGGGTGATTCAGGACAAGTACATTACCATTCAGCGTCAGGCTACTTACCAGGCAAAGCAGAAGAAGATTGCCGACGAAGAAGCCCAGGCCGAAAACAACGCCCCGCTGGTTCGTAAGAACTTCCAGGTCCACCATGCTAAGGCTGATGAACTGGTGAAGGTTCTGGAAAGCATGAAGTCTGGCCGTGGTAAGATCACTACCGTGGAACGTACCAACTCCATCATTGTCTATGATACTGATTCTAAGATCGAACAGATGGAAAAGGCTCTTCAGGAACTTGATGTCGAAACTCTGCAGATTATGATTACTGCAAAGCTTGTGGTTGTAAATAGCGAACGTGCTCGCGAACTGGGTGTTGACTGGAGTGCTTCCATGGGTACTTCTACTCTTACTCCGGGTACTGCTGGCGGTGGCGTAGGTGGTGCAGGCGCTTCTCGTACCAGTGCTGCCATTCAGTCCTATCCCCATGGTGGCGCAACACCTGCTGTTAGCGGTGCTACTTCTGCTATTTCTGCAAGTCTTTTGGATAACAACCTCCAGATTGCAATTAGCAACCTGATGGGTGATGCTTCTACTGAAGTTCTCGCAAGTCCCCAGGTTTCCACTCTGGATAACACTGAAGCCAAGGTGTTCATGGGTGACAAGGTTTCTATTCGTGTGATTGACGATAGTGGTGAATCCTCTACTCAGATGGTGGAAACCGGTATTAAGCTGACTGTTACTCCCCATGTTTCTGGTGACAACCGCATCTTGCTGGATCTCCATCCGGAAAACAACTCCTATGACTACGACTCCAAGGGTGAAATCGTGATTTCTACTCAGGAAGCTCAAACAAAGGTCGTTGTGGCTGATGGTGAAACTGTTGTAATCGGTGGTCTGACTCGTAACGAAACTCAGGAATCTGAAAGTGGTATTCCTTTCCTGAAGGATATCCCGCTGTTGGGCAACCTCTTCAAGTACACTCGTAAGTCTGTTGTGAAGAAGGATCTGGTAATCTTCGTTACTCCGCGCATTATTCGCAACTACATCGGTAACGTGGACATTTCCGAACCTACTCGTGAACAGTCTTCTAATAGCGCTCCTGAAGCAAAGAAGGTTGAACCGGAAGCTGTACCTGTCCAGTCCGCTCCTGCAGAAGAACCTGCTGCCCAGCCGGCTGAACCTGCTTACGAAGAACCTGTTGCCGAAGAACCTGCTTACTCTGCTCCTGCTGAAGAAGCTCCTGCCGCTCCTCCCGTACCGGAAACAGAAAGCAGCGAAGATGACGAATGGTAATCTTCTAGGAAAACGAAATTTTAAAAGACCTTGCCTAAGTGGCGAGGCCTTTTTTTATGAAAAAAATGTGATGGATTAAAAAGAGGGGGCGTTGTGACTAGCGGACTACCAGAGCCGCAAGAGCCAGTTCCTGGCTAGTGACACTCCAGGAGGAACTCTTGAATTCGTAGTTTAAGTCGGCGAGTCTGCGGATTACGCGGCAGAGTACGGGAGTTGGCCATAGAGTGCAGCACTTGGCAGCATTGCCTTGCTTGCAAAATAGGAAATAGTTTTTGCCAATCTTTTGACAGGCT
Coding sequences within it:
- a CDS encoding type 4a pilus biogenesis protein PilO, which encodes MGKIDFKDKKTIYALVIVAIIALGAYYMWDYVWNPFDAQRASLESDLRSTQAELDKINSKKHRVQELEMQLVQAEKDFEKLKEMFPEEEKVPLRLQDLYSVLRSSGVQIQKFNPEGRSEREHYIENRYSIAVNSGYHMLGYLFAEIANFNYPTAISNLKLNRYSGIANEIQKAETHGWTPITMSVSFNLTTYTSKKVGK
- the pilQ gene encoding type IV pilus secretin PilQ, whose protein sequence is MKNMTKILTVLLLVFGIAFAWSAPAEGSVAPNKKLYDFNFVNMDYEAVFRSVSVIAGVDILLAPDVKGKMTLRVTKKTWQETMDIICSMNDLTWVIQDKYITIQRQATYQAKQKKIADEEAQAENNAPLVRKNFQVHHAKADELVKVLESMKSGRGKITTVERTNSIIVYDTDSKIEQMEKALQELDVETLQIMITAKLVVVNSERARELGVDWSASMGTSTLTPGTAGGGVGGAGASRTSAAIQSYPHGGATPAVSGATSAISASLLDNNLQIAISNLMGDASTEVLASPQVSTLDNTEAKVFMGDKVSIRVIDDSGESSTQMVETGIKLTVTPHVSGDNRILLDLHPENNSYDYDSKGEIVISTQEAQTKVVVADGETVVIGGLTRNETQESESGIPFLKDIPLLGNLFKYTRKSVVKKDLVIFVTPRIIRNYIGNVDISEPTREQSSNSAPEAKKVEPEAVPVQSAPAEEPAAQPAEPAYEEPVAEEPAYSAPAEEAPAAPPVPETESSEDDEW
- the pilM gene encoding pilus assembly protein PilM, coding for MALGLIAKIRGERETVGIDVGHYSIKLVKVLHNSRGGRIVVDADLEKVPDGAVVNGEIQTGDGEGAEGEGGKTEKSGAELLADALNKLLLRHPVDDSCDVVISVNCGAGAGGVLVDRLAVKVPKNGNEAAIILQTAQSRPPFDDTDNVVDFEVVSRENEDVKVNVVAAKSGLLESWAQFFIRRGVRPSAVDVDIFGLVNAFFATAKEDDLSATTAIFNIGEKKMSVAFMQDGKFHSMRAMTGGSLDMVIRKTCSNLEISADKCHEIFDTGDMAVVDGFSESEVEAVLKDAYEDLMAQIDFGIRYFSSAEDTKSLNRILLGGGGAAIPGLKEFIAERTGLEVETVNPFSLVECDAKVLGANGISVALSNIYAPALGLALRKF
- a CDS encoding PilZ domain-containing protein, whose amino-acid sequence is MIPDPLQLVWIAFFVISFLVLLVLIEIHRINYKRENDEMFGTEAFEDKVRAFLFTDKERRTLEKMIRASSFENKDAVINSSSHFEKAVTNFYDFRDVFTVRDETVEAVESIRNKMDFTASNPLTEVCSTRQFNVGDRIDLFLDEGRVFKHSEIVWRTEKEWAISYDGSCGPANFFIEKEVLVRWTRPGDAVYSTPLTVRSCTGDSLVLPHSAELDKRQLRRWVREQVSFPVKAAFPDGGVIGGALIDLSAGGIMIGLPVVCEPGQHLHIEFELPSFGMENVEIEILRNLGQKSKEYPDFYCLTASFTGKFGWTQERVLQYLFEVSKERKNKEIQEKKEKVS
- the pyrR gene encoding bifunctional pyr operon transcriptional regulator/uracil phosphoribosyltransferase PyrR produces the protein MKDNCKKIRELLSAQAMEFALDEMAAKIAKIHPSANDLVILGMASRGIPLAKKLKERLDAKFGGSVEFGSLDATFYRDDFHYRKHVSTEMRITEMPASVEGKTVILVDDVLYTGRSTLAAMRAILDLGRPAAIRLCVLVDRGHRELPIAPDCVGLAVETAQNQEVRVKIEPIDQENSVTLVEVEA
- a CDS encoding PilN domain-containing protein, which codes for MAAKKKTTQRSALAISINLLPTEFRKKQKDFSWVTDRRTIWPTLALIAAIVCASMVFSYIDETINGLTSELERVRSEVEKQRPLLTKIDDLEKKQGVVNTKINSLKSIQVSKKRWVMLFENISSVLPPNMWITSINQIGNMDLEMKGTTFDFSEVAEYMVKLEKQVSVQNVSLVTISTTKVDGEEAYSFTIKMVMNQDLGEK
- a CDS encoding aspartate carbamoyltransferase catalytic subunit; the encoded protein is MSALQIKHLFGLQGVSKQDIRTILDHAKQFREILERPVKKVPSLRGMTVVNLFFENSTRTRTSFELAEKRLSADTVNFTTASSSVKKGETLVDTLRNIESMKIDIVVVRHKGTGVPKFLAEHSNAIVVNAGDGAHEHPTQGLLDMLTIEEKLGTLEGKKVAIIGDIRHSRVARSNIWGMTTMGAHVTLCGPSTLVPRNTELLQYPELAGSVSWETDVKKAVQDADAVIALRLQNERMDDALLPSTREYRNFFGITEEVLACCKDKVIIMHPGPINRGVELDSDIADGEHSVILDQVTNGVAVRMAVLFLLAGGRNNENA
- a CDS encoding dihydroorotase, yielding MKMLNHRDYYTCSQVVLKNVKFWTGSKFESRDQLVLDSQKGFAAGEVSASAKVVDCKGALVMPALFGLGLDFKEPLRDDVYTFADGFDAMRKGGFYGGLYESSANPIDDADKFTAMVNRFDIGGKDQCCANDFDVKFLGAYSKGFGTDSLAEMMELAEAGVAGFGDGNGAIPHSRFLRLAMEYGKMTGKRFFFLPMDKTLRKSGCVHEGAYSDMLGMKGIPRIAETIAAFTVLEAARFLQVPVHFKQVTCGETLDLIRNARKNGMDVTCDVGIYHLLFDDSCLELLDSAYHVLPPFRSAKDREALWAGIVDGTVNAISMNHTPVLRQDADVNFEDSVPGALSLEIALPAIWNKLVERVGEARAIELLSTAPANLVEAEPAYEVGSDKQANVVVLDASKSHVVCRKDFSGHVCNTPLMGQELSSSIVGTFINGVWTEF